The segment TCTATGTGCCATGCGTGAGCGAAAGAGTGTCGCGACCAGTATGGGATTTACCGCGCTTGAGGGGCTGATGATGGGGCAACGCTGCGGATCATTGGACCCGGGCGTCGTGCTGTATCTGATGGACACGCTGAAGATGACGACAGATGACGTCAGCCATCTCCTCTATGAAAAATCAGGACTTCTTGGAGTGTCGGGGATCAGCAACGACATGGCAGAGCTTGAGGCGCACCCCGCGCCAGAAGCACACGAGGCGATTGCCCTTTTCTGCTATCGCGCTGCCTGCGACATGACAGCCCTCGCGACCTCTCTCGGCGGACTCGACAGCATCGTGTTCACTGCAGGTATCGGCGAGAACTCGGCACTGGTACGTCGTCTCATCGTCGAGCGTCTTGGGTGGCTAGGCGCTGAACTCGATACCGACGCCAACGCCCGCAATGCCAGCTGTATCAGTACCACCACCTCACGTATCAGCCTCTACATCATCCCGACTGATGAAGAAGTCATCATTGCGCAAGAGGTGCACGACATGATGCAGCACTCGCCGCTGGGCGCTATCAGTAACGCTTGACGAAGCGACATGACGACGATGGCCCCGTTTCCAGAAGAAACGGGGCCATCGTCGTCAGAGCTATCGGCGTAAGGGTCATGCGGGCCAGTGGTGCGTACCCGCAACAACTACATCAGAATCATCGAGAAGTAGCCGCCGATCAATGCCAGCACCGTCGTCAGGGCATAGCTCACCGGATACGGCACGGCCGCGACCGAGCTGCCCGATTCTTCAATGATGGCATTCAGGCCCGGTGTACTGTTGCGGCCACCGGTCGTGGCGCCATCCGCGATGATGGAGTTCAGTCCGAAGAATTTGAAGCCGACCCAGAAGGCAATGAATGGCGGAACCAGGGCGCCCAGCAAACCGATGAGAGCCAGCCAGAGAATGGTATCGCCCCCCAGGGCCGAAATGACCTTTGGCCCCACGTTGGCAGACAGTACCGCCACAAAGGCATTCAACCCGAAGTCCTGCAGGAAGCTGCGCGCCCCTTCATGGACAGGCCCACCAAATTCAGGATTGCGGCTGCGGAAGTAACTGACGCCGACACCCGCCAGAATGCACCCGGCCGACGTGCCCAGAGAGAACGGAATGCCCGAGATATTGACCGAGGCAATACCTACCAGATACCCCACCAGCATGGCGAGTGCCAGATACAGCACTTCCGATTTCATGGTGGGGAGAATGGCATGGCCACCGATCTGTTTCGCGACCGCCTTCAGGGCAATATCCGGCCCAGATAACCGCAGCACGTCCCCTACCAACAGGGTACTTGCCGGGCCTATCGGCAGCTCATTGCCTGCCCTGAACAACGCCTGAACTTCGACGCCAGCCGTGCCGTGACGGGCCAGTTCCTCGAATGTCTTGCCAGTGACGGCGCGAGAGCTCACATGAATGTCCGCGACTTCCAGGGTGACATTGCGTGCCAGCAGGCTATCTGACTCTGGCCCTATCAGCTCACCCTCTTCCAGAATCAAGTCATGGACGTTGGCACGCACTGTGACGATGTCATTCATGGCAATGACGGGGTCATTCTTCAAGTCCACGATAGCGTCATCGCGTACGACACGCAGAATGGGGGCCTTGGGGAAATCATTTGCCAATGTCGACACGCTGCGACCAATGAGCTTTTCATGCGTCACCGTGAACGCACGTAGATCAAAGGGCGAGAATCCCAACGTCAGCGCATTGGGTGCGCCCGGCACCGGATGGGTCGCCCCACCACTGAATTCAGCCTCGGCCACGATGGCATCCGCCTTGGCATCACGGCCAAAGATGCGGGGAAGATAGCGGATCAGCAGAATGATACCGACAC is part of the Cobetia sp. L2A1 genome and harbors:
- a CDS encoding aspartate:alanine exchanger family transporter translates to MIGQIFDTIEPVVETGLHGFFQLLHLQPIAFVLLALALGALVGKVSIKGISLGSTAGTLLVGVIISMSAEAIYGITYSIPGILSSFMLLLFMYALGLKVGPQFFSGLRKGGLAFVGIGLIVWVLNWVICYFGAMLVGLAPGYATGLISGSYTITAILGVGQSALASGAYVPPEGMTIAEVGANMAAAYAISYVLSSVGIILLIRYLPRIFGRDAKADAIVAEAEFSGGATHPVPGAPNALTLGFSPFDLRAFTVTHEKLIGRSVSTLANDFPKAPILRVVRDDAIVDLKNDPVIAMNDIVTVRANVHDLILEEGELIGPESDSLLARNVTLEVADIHVSSRAVTGKTFEELARHGTAGVEVQALFRAGNELPIGPASTLLVGDVLRLSGPDIALKAVAKQIGGHAILPTMKSEVLYLALAMLVGYLVGIASVNISGIPFSLGTSAGCILAGVGVSYFRSRNPEFGGPVHEGARSFLQDFGLNAFVAVLSANVGPKVISALGGDTILWLALIGLLGALVPPFIAFWVGFKFFGLNSIIADGATTGGRNSTPGLNAIIEESGSSVAAVPYPVSYALTTVLALIGGYFSMILM